The Nocardia sp. NBC_00508 nucleotide sequence ATGGTGGGTACCAAGCCAGACCTCAGCAGGACGACGCTGCCGCATCGGCAGCTGGGCCGAGCACTGCGCGACGCGCGCCAGGCCAACGGCTACACCCTCGAGCAGGTAGCCGAAGTCCTGGAGATCAGCCGGTCCACGCTCAGCCGACTCGAACTCGGCCAGAACGAGAAGGTCAAGGTTCGGGATGTCGACTACATCTGCCGGTTCTACGGCCTACCGGAGGACCGAATCGAGTATCTGAAACTGCTTGTGACACAATCTGCCTCGAGGGTCTGGTGGGAAGACTTCCAGAACCTGATCCGACCGGGATTCAACACGTATCTCCAATTGGAAGCTGCGGCAACCGAACTACACTTCTTCCAATCACTCGTCATACCGGGGCTATTGCAGACCCCCGACTACGCCCGCAGTGTGGGAGCGTCTGCGTCGATGGGCAGCTCGGAAGACGCTGATCGGCTCGTGGAACGGAGAATACAACGATCAGCAATCCTTACCCGAAGGCACAAGCCGATACGAGCCGAGTTCCTGTTGCATGAGTCGGCGTTGCGTACCGTGGTCTGTTCCGGTCGAATCATGTCTTCGCAATGTCGTCATCTCGCCGACATGGGCACGCGGGATAACGTCTCGATCCGAGTAGTTCCGTTTATTGCTGGTTTCCCCGGAGGGCTGGCGATACCGCCGTACATCATCATCGATTTTCCGAATGACGAGCCGTCCGTCGTCTACACCGAAGGCGCAATAGGGACAATCATTTTCGAGGAGAGCGACGACGTAAACCGCTTTCGGGA carries:
- a CDS encoding helix-turn-helix domain-containing protein, which translates into the protein MVGTKPDLSRTTLPHRQLGRALRDARQANGYTLEQVAEVLEISRSTLSRLELGQNEKVKVRDVDYICRFYGLPEDRIEYLKLLVTQSASRVWWEDFQNLIRPGFNTYLQLEAAATELHFFQSLVIPGLLQTPDYARSVGASASMGSSEDADRLVERRIQRSAILTRRHKPIRAEFLLHESALRTVVCSGRIMSSQCRHLADMGTRDNVSIRVVPFIAGFPGGLAIPPYIIIDFPNDEPSVVYTEGAIGTIIFEESDDVNRFRDIHESISGAALEEQPSRDLLRNMARRYEQ